The DNA region AACCAAATTAAAGTTTCCAATTCCATATGGAACGAAGCAATGAGCAACTTCTCTGCAATTGGAGTCTGGTAATAGCCAAAGTACTGGTTGGCTTTATAGACCCAACTTGCAAGATCATCTCCTGAGAAGCATGGAAACTCCAATTTCACAAGTCTTGCAAGTGACAAGGCTGAAGAACTCTGATTCACTGGTATAGTTCTTTGAGGTGAATGTGAATGGCTATCTTGGGAATTCAATTTCTGTAGAATGGCATTGAGAGTTTGATTCATTTCATTCAAGGTCCTGGTATGGATTCCTAGAATCTTTTGGATTTCGTGGATGTCCTTATCGTGATGATCTGAAGTGGTACGCAGAGAAGCAATAGCTTCATTCACCATGTTCATGGCAGCGGCTTGAGTCTCAGTCATGGTAGCATAGGAAcgatgctctgataccaaatgttaagGTTGGAACTTGATGGTTATGGTTTCTCTAGCTGAATTCAAGGCTAGTTGGTCCtccaaagagaaagagagaagaacagGGAAGGAAATAGAGAAAAGATAGAAcaaattaaatgacaaactccTTATATTCCTTCTTTACAACCATCTTCTCCTATATACATGCTACCCATGGCTATTACAACAGAGCTAATCTCAATTTCCTAACTAACTCCTAACTAACTGATCTGCCACCCTGTCATAACCACCCTGCCCTTAACTCAATGCTCTCACTGCCTTGCATACAACAATTACAACACCAACAATTACAACCCAACACTATACCATACTGAACTACTAATACTATGTGCACAATTGCATTACAAATATCCCACAAATATCTCACAAATATCCCTAACAAGTTCGTGCACAATTGCATGACAAATATCCCACAAATATCCCCAAATATCTCTAACACAATGTATAACTATATGTATTATCTTTTGAATACCCACTTAAAATCTTGGAAGCATGGATACTATATTTAGAGTGCCGTATCTGTGTTGTACTAGTGTTATACCAGTGTCGTATCAATCAacttatgttataattttttaaaaattgctcGTGTCATTATATTGTACTCGTACCCATGTCCGTGTCCGTGCTTCATAACTTAAAAAAGTTCACCTAAATCACCTCAAATGTGTTTTAAAAAGTCTATAAAGAAGACATGATTCAATGGGTGATAAATCCAGAAAACAAAAAGAGCAGATTTTATGggttattaatttaattatattatttatcccagaaagaaaatcaaatttaataaagaCACTGCGcatcaaaagccaaaaaaacgTCATATATATCGTtctattctaaatttatattttttctcacatgGGGGAGATTTGCAAATCTTTTTCATACGAGATCGGATAAAGAGATTTGTTACGTTAAAGccatgtttttttcttttttctttttcttttttggctaatTAAAGCCATGAGAgattctcatcaaaaaaaaaaaaaaaaagccatgtgAGATAAGGCAAAGTTCAGTAAAGATATTGGTCCCTGCCCCAACCTCTTTACGGCAATGTCTTTTCACATacaatatgaaataaaaacGACGAGTTAGAAGTTAGAACATAGCAACAAAGCACAACTTGAATCGTCAATGGTTTTTGCTTAAGCAAAttcttgagagttgagacacACACAAACATTGGGGTCATACACCATTTAACGCATGCCCATGCCAATGATTCTGGCTCCTCCATGTGCCTTGCCGCTTGTGGGCGATAAAACTTTGCCACCGGCCTTAGATGCACCCATATTCGAAACTCTAGAGTAGTAAGAAAATTAGGTGGTAATTCAGAccccaaaagaaaatgaattatgTGGTAcacaattatttataatttttgtcaaCAACGGTGGAGTACAAGCCTAATCTTAGAACAATATTATATAGATTGAGGATAGGTTTTCAATATCATAgttgattataaataaataaaaaagaggctGTTTCTCATGTGATTGTAgtcattttttcttatttcaaagATTGTAAGAATATAATAAACAAGTTGCAATTTAAATTTCCAATACTAGAAATTGATTCACCAAGTCCGGTCCCAACTTATAAGAGTTTATAAACTAAGCCTCAAATCCTTGGATATATAAGATGCAATTATAGTTGAACTAAGCTGATCAAAATGACCCATTTAGGCCATTATAATGGattaaaagaaatttacttTACACAAACTAAAGGCAAAAGGTGTGAGCACATAGGATAGGAAGGCTTTTCATAATGAGTCGACATGCATTACTTTCATAGTCCATCAATTTGAACCTAACTATTTGCCACGTCGTTCCATGAATATTCATCTTGTGATacttagggcttgtttggttaactggaaaaaaaaatcatttttttcatttttagatttGAGTGGGTCCTACCACTAAAAAAACCGATTTGGTTTTAGCATTTATATTCAGTTTTCATATTCAATATTGTAAAAGTTGAATTTGACtacaaaaaatgaatacaatttTTTGCGTTTTTGTTCTATATGAATACGAATATAGTGGCTTATCTGTAAATATTGTAAAGACacaaaattacttttatttaaGTGATATGATGTGTGAGTGAGAAaagttactttaaaaaaaatgttaaccaaaCCAAGGTAATATATTCTATACCCAAATTATGTATTCAAAACAACTTACCAAACACTACTAAATGtgaaaataagtattttttttttttatattcaaattcaGGATTTAATTatagaataaagaaaataaaaagtagatacaccatttttttttttaaccaaacaaacccttaataGCTCTAGACAAAATTGGACTGAATCAATCTACACCAAAGCTACGTGCCAATTCGATCATATATTTTTGGGATAATGATCATTTTCTTtgtctaaaaaaataaaataaacttttgtGGTCCCATTCTCGCCTCCCCAGCATAATTATTTTAGACTGTTAACACTTCACACATATCATCAAAGCCAAACAAAACTTTGGGgtcccatctctctctctctgtttcaaAGTTCTATAAATTGGGAGAACCACACTGCTCTTACCCATCCACTACTACAGAGAATCTTATTAGAGTGTGTGTTTGCTTAGTTCATTTGTCTTCAATCCTCTTGTGTTGCTAAGAAAAATGGCTTACTCAAAGACTTTACTTCTTCTTGGTCTTGTCTTTGCTGTGGTTCTTCTCGTCTCTTCCGAGGTCTCAGCTCGTGAGCTAGCTCGTAAGCTACTTTCTTGAGCTAAATATATGCCTCTACTACTTTTTTTAAGCccaaatgtcttttttttttgtttttttgttctaGAATTGGTGTTTTTGGTTTATGTCAAAGACAGAGGTTCACCAACATGCATCAAATGCCTTCAAATACCAACTTGTCCTGggaaatttaccaaaattgcATAATTGCAAGTGACCCTCCTTGTAGCAAATATACTGCCAATAAACCTATTCGATCGGTTGGAGCTAGTTTTTTTAACAAGTACATAAGGTTACCATGAATCTTGGTCACTTGGTTATAATATCTCTGAGTCAATCAAAGTGTATAATGACTGTTCATTTATAATGATAATATGCATTCGCTCTGACaacaaatgataataaaataaacaaaggaaaaaaaaaaaaaaaaaagatatagtaCACAGTTTTGCTAATCTATATTGATTaaggaaaaaagtaaaaaaagaagcatTGCATCTTTTTGTTTTACAAAGTAATGGAGCATCATTTTCATGAGTTCCATGTGGGAAGTATATATTACTTTTAAGCTCTTATGTTTTgtaatccattttttttattattatatatttttcaatacacCTTGACATTATATTTTAGCCATGTtgtaaacatttttcatttctttttgtaGAGGAGACTGTGCAAACTGACGCAGTGAATGAGGCCAAGCATGGTGATCATCATGGACACAAGCACAAGCATGAGCACGAACACAAACACCGCCATGGCCATGGACACCATGGCAAAGCTGATGGAGAGAAACTTGAAGAGACCGACGAAAATTAGATTAATCCTTTTTCCTACGGTTTCTGAATGTGTGTGTCTGATCAATATGTGCTACTTGTCTAAGCTTGTATGCCAATAAGGTTTAACTTTCAACCATAGTTtctactgaaaaaaaaaagtataagctTTATCTTTGAACTCTTTGTCATGTATGTCCTgctttttatgtaataaaaaacGTGCTTGGACTTGTGAAATTCGGGATGTCTTGCAATTTGTCTACTTATAATTTCTTTTGCTTATACCCTACCTACAACTTCAATTGCATTACGCATTGACTGTTGCAAAATGAACTTAAGTAGGTATAAAAATTATTACCTAAATCTTGGTAATTCCTTCGATATGGATAATTATATTGTGGGGGCAGTTGTATGAAACTACAACTGCTTCCTCATAGCATGTGAGGTCCATAGAGACAAATGTattaaaagaatagaaaaactattttataagaCCATTTTATTTACAAGAcatttctcttatatatatgtgGTTTTCGCACGTTGTGAAAAATAGAACTCATAAAATACTTCTTAAGACTCCACCAATCCGTGATGACAATTAGAAAAGGAAGTATCATTGTCTGCAGTGCCGGTGTGGTTGTAACTTTGTAAGTAACAACTAGCAACAAGATAAGATTTAATACTAATAGTCACGATCTTATAAATTATGGACAATTAATGTAATACAGTTTTTAGAAATTGACATTTGGAGAATCACCTATTCTTGTACTCGAGTTTTTTCATAGGTTGGTTGTGATCGATGACCGCTTGAATTCAACAACTACCATATTTTTTATTGCCTTTTCGTTTTGATTAAGAGAAGCCAGCCTATGTAATATCCATtttctactttatttttatatatctcACCAAATGAAGTTGCATATATAGTACTACTTAGAAGCTTCTCTTTCGGTCTCTTTCCCAAGCTTCTAGCCCCCTTTTGTGTTAATGTAATAGTACAcaaatttaagaattttatacatttttcagCCCTATGTTGTGCATAACTTACAACTTTTTTGTGACCCCCTTTTGTGCTTATTCCGTTGGATGCTAAGGCTTCCTATGTATTAAATAATCAGAAGGCTGTGTTTGTCTATCTTGGACATCTCTTGACTCTTGTGCGAATCATTTGTTAGGATAGATTGCATTTGCCACTTACGGAGCACTTCATCATCtgcttaatttaattatttttattgaatatatataggAGTTAAAAGAGTGTGTTtcagtttgtataaattttatacaaaatggGAACTTATCATAGTAAGAACCTAGCACTTCatattagttttatatttataaacacTGTCCATTTTTCTTTAGCTGAATAGTATAATTACATCCTTTTTTTGTCTACCAAAGTATCATGACTTCATATTAGAAATTGAAAGGGCACGATTTGATCCACGCCCAAAAATGACTAGGACAATGGTCCAATAAGGCCACCACAATAGATTTGTTAGAGAATGAGTTGAATATTGATCGCTCAACAAGTTAGAGTTAATCATAATGAGATAAGAAGCCAGTGAAATGACTAAGACAACAAATTATGAAGAAAAGAGGCTCATTGGTCAGGCCCGAGGAATGTCTactttatatatgtgtgtttctTTTTCACTTGTACAAATATTTTAGTTCTTAGTTACAAAGtctccttcttctccttcttttttttttttttttggatccccCACGTATggatcttcatttttctttatatttaaacacaaatcatcttaatcctacacttgGAGGGCTGAGATTGCATTTCTAGGACTTTTGTCTCGTCCGGAACATACTAGTAAGCTTCTACCCTGCAATCTTAGCTGTGCCACCGCTGTTCatggtcatttcctcattaatgcggctaagGGAGTCGTTGTCTTGTATTTAATGCGAAGAGAATGGCTTCTACACCCTTCTCCCTTCACCCTTCTCGTAATTTGTGCCGAGTCTGCTTTCTTCCCTTTATGATATTTTAACTTCATACATCTCACACAGCTAATGCTCGTTGCCAAGGTCCGAGGTGTATTCTCGGAAATAATCTTAGCAACCCATCTAAATCGGATTAGGGATCCCCGTCCTCACAGCaatattctttgatttttgcatgAACTCATATGTTCTACTTCTTTATCACTTTTCCATCTTCCGCTTACCCCTTGGCCCTGgtctctttattattttttggagttAGTAAAACTGAtgtacaaagaaaaagaaaaaagtatttatccaaatttttaaatgccaaaataTTATAACTACACGccatacaaatatttttatatccaaattttttattaaaaaaaattaacactacaAACCAAGAAAGTAAAGTAGATACTAGTCCTCAACCAAGATGgactttaaaaaatgatttattttagtAAATGTGACTTGTATAGCTAGGATCAGCAGCGGAGAATGGAGCACTGAAAATTTTAGGATTGAAGTTAGTATTTATGTAAcgaaaccaaaaataaacaaaacaaaacgaaaGATGATATTTACAAACCATTTCTTTTGGGAATCAGTAAGCTTAATTAGTTGATGATGAAGAGGAGCCTCATGAGAAATGAAATAATAGCGTTTAGTGGTTGTTGAAGAAGCCTTGAACTCCAAAGTTTCAGACTTGGGCTGGGTCTTAGACGTAGAGTCCCTCTCTCATTAGTAGTTCTCTCAAAATCAAGCGCTGTAATAGCTCctctaatatttttgttttatgttttttttttttttttgtcggaCCTATTGCAGCTCTTTCTGAACGTCGTAACAGATCTATGTTCGAAAACCCTTAAAAACACAGCTATAGACCTCCTATACTTTTAGGATTTTAAGCAGCATTTGTTAAAAACACGGTTATAGGTTGCCTATAGCAATGTTTTTGAAAACGGCGCcacaaaaacgcggctatagacctgtctgtccgttttttttttttttttttctgtaatgAAGGAAGCACTCAATGTAAATTGCAGCATAGTTAGGTTAGTACACAAAAGTAGTGATCTTCAAATTGTCGATTGTAGTAGAGGGTATGGGCTATATTTTTGGCCATGATTCTGTTTAGATAATAATAAGACCACAAAAAAGTTAGCAGCTTTTGCTGCAACTTGCCACGCGACGAGTTGTGACCGGTGAAAGTATGAACCTTCTCTTTTATCTTCACGTACCAATTCTAACTCACTACATGACAaaagttatgaatttttttgtaatcCTAACATTTTTCTTCCGTTTATTAATAACCATTGGTAAATAACCAATTCCATattcttgagagagagagaattggaa from Castanea sativa cultivar Marrone di Chiusa Pesio chromosome 6, ASM4071231v1 includes:
- the LOC142640889 gene encoding uncharacterized protein LOC142640889 — its product is MAYSKTLLLLGLVFAVVLLVSSEVSARELAQETVQTDAVNEAKHGDHHGHKHKHEHEHKHRHGHGHHGKADGEKLEETDEN